Proteins encoded within one genomic window of Pararhizobium capsulatum DSM 1112:
- a CDS encoding aldo/keto reductase, producing the protein MTTTGKIRWGILGPGTIAKDFFAGATQSDNGLVVAIGTRNPKKTGLAESFPGTRIIGGYEALLADPEIDAVYIAVPHPGHAEWAIKAAEAGKHVLCEKPMGLSAAEVEAMQEAARKAGTFLGEAYMYRLHPLTAKLVELLKAKTIGEVRMIKSSFGFAKLPFDPDHRLFSNTLAGGGILDVGGYPVSMARLIAGIDEPSGYLDPAEVVAVGHLGETGVDEWTSALLHFPNGIIAEVSCSVSLAQDNGLRIIGTEGRIEIDRFWFAGGKRGGKSTIRVFARDGSRHDVDVDEPRHLYSFEVDAASEAIRAGRIEFSYPGMSRADTIGNLHVLDKWRAAIGLEYEGEKHTSRTRTLKGELLARKSDKVARGRISGLPKEMSLAALGLMEFSTFSGAAIVLDAFFEAGGNLVDTAFHYGGGMQDRLVGEWMQSRGVRAETVVIGKGAHSPLCYPEVIEKQLTVSLDRLKTDYVDIYFMHRDNPDIPVGEFVDAMDAEVRAGRIRGPFGGSNWTRQRMDEAIAYAERTGKTRPSVLSNNFSLAEMVQPVWAGCISSSDESWMNWLAAQQVTNFAWSSQARGFFTDRAGRGKLDDPELARAWYSEGNFARRDRAIELGKRIGKDPIQVALAYVLAQQGRVVPLIGPRSLAELNHSIEAFDIKLSTQDVRWLETGDK; encoded by the coding sequence ATGACCACCACAGGCAAAATCCGCTGGGGTATCCTCGGACCCGGCACGATCGCCAAGGACTTCTTTGCCGGCGCGACACAATCGGACAACGGTCTGGTCGTCGCAATCGGCACGCGCAATCCAAAAAAAACTGGCCTCGCGGAGAGCTTTCCCGGAACCCGGATCATCGGCGGCTACGAGGCCTTGCTTGCGGATCCGGAGATCGATGCGGTCTACATCGCCGTGCCACATCCCGGTCACGCCGAATGGGCCATCAAGGCGGCGGAAGCCGGCAAGCATGTGCTGTGTGAAAAACCGATGGGACTTTCGGCGGCGGAGGTCGAAGCCATGCAGGAAGCCGCGCGCAAGGCAGGCACCTTCCTCGGCGAAGCCTATATGTACCGGCTGCATCCCCTGACGGCCAAGCTGGTCGAACTCCTGAAGGCAAAGACCATCGGCGAGGTCAGGATGATCAAGTCGAGTTTCGGCTTCGCAAAGTTGCCCTTCGATCCCGATCACCGGCTGTTTTCCAACACCCTTGCCGGCGGTGGCATTCTTGACGTCGGCGGCTATCCGGTTTCCATGGCAAGGCTCATCGCCGGCATCGACGAGCCGTCAGGCTATCTCGATCCTGCCGAAGTGGTGGCCGTCGGTCATCTCGGCGAGACGGGCGTAGACGAATGGACCTCGGCGCTATTACATTTCCCGAACGGCATCATCGCCGAAGTCTCATGCTCCGTGTCATTAGCGCAGGACAATGGCCTGCGGATCATCGGCACGGAAGGCCGGATCGAGATCGACCGGTTCTGGTTTGCCGGCGGCAAGCGGGGCGGCAAGAGCACCATCCGCGTTTTCGCCAGGGATGGCAGCCGCCACGACGTGGACGTTGACGAACCGCGCCATCTCTACAGTTTCGAAGTGGACGCGGCGAGCGAAGCGATCCGCGCCGGGCGTATCGAATTCAGCTATCCGGGAATGAGCCGGGCCGATACGATCGGCAATCTGCACGTGCTCGACAAATGGCGGGCAGCGATCGGTCTCGAATATGAGGGCGAGAAACACACGAGCCGCACCCGCACCCTGAAGGGTGAGCTGCTTGCCCGCAAGAGCGACAAGGTCGCGCGCGGCCGCATATCGGGACTGCCCAAGGAGATGTCCCTTGCGGCTCTCGGCCTGATGGAGTTTTCCACCTTTTCCGGTGCCGCCATTGTTCTCGATGCCTTTTTCGAAGCCGGCGGAAACCTCGTCGATACCGCCTTTCACTATGGCGGCGGCATGCAGGACAGGCTCGTCGGCGAATGGATGCAGAGCCGTGGCGTGCGTGCCGAAACCGTCGTCATCGGCAAGGGCGCCCATAGCCCGCTTTGCTACCCCGAAGTCATCGAGAAACAGCTGACCGTCAGCCTCGATCGGTTGAAAACGGATTATGTCGATATCTATTTCATGCACCGCGACAACCCCGACATCCCCGTCGGCGAGTTCGTCGATGCCATGGATGCGGAGGTAAGAGCCGGCCGTATCCGCGGGCCTTTCGGCGGCTCCAACTGGACGAGGCAGCGCATGGATGAAGCCATCGCCTATGCAGAACGCACGGGAAAGACCCGGCCGAGCGTGCTGTCCAACAACTTCTCGCTGGCCGAAATGGTCCAGCCGGTCTGGGCCGGCTGCATCTCCTCCTCCGACGAGAGCTGGATGAATTGGCTTGCGGCACAGCAAGTGACCAATTTCGCTTGGTCCAGCCAGGCTCGCGGCTTCTTCACCGATCGCGCCGGTCGCGGCAAGCTGGACGACCCGGAATTGGCGCGGGCCTGGTATTCCGAAGGCAATTTCGCGCGGCGGGACCGTGCGATCGAACTTGGAAAACGCATCGGCAAGGACCCGATCCAGGTGGCGCTCGCCTATGTGCTGGCGCAGCAGGGCCGCGTCGTCCCCCTCATCGGCCCCCGATCACTGGCCGAACTCAACCACAGCATCGAGGCCTTCGATATCAAGCTGTCAACACAGGACGTCCGCTGGCTGGAAACGGGTGACAAATGA
- a CDS encoding Gfo/Idh/MocA family protein, which translates to MRRIGIGIIGCGNISDAYLKAAPKFPVLDIIGVADINPAAADAKAATYGVTSMDIDNLLADPCIEIVLNLTTPQHHVPVGLQTVANGKHVYSEKPLATTLADAERLVAAAREKGVRVGCAPDTFLGGSHQTARKLIDQGAIGTVVAGTAFMQVAGHELWHPNPDFYYQPGGGPMLDMGPYYLTCLVNLLGPVKAVTGHAKSSYATRTIGSGPRAGETVTVEVPTHISGLIDFENGAAISITTSFDVWKHEHNHIELYGTTGSMIVSDPNQFQGDIKTSIRKGDWVVAEQTHGYGDGNYRILGLADMAQAIVSGREHRANLDLSLHVLEIMESVILSAETGQRIDLKHGCARPAPMRADLAFGILE; encoded by the coding sequence ATGCGACGAATCGGAATAGGCATTATCGGCTGTGGCAATATTTCGGACGCCTATCTTAAGGCCGCACCGAAATTCCCGGTGCTCGACATCATCGGTGTCGCCGACATCAATCCGGCTGCGGCCGACGCCAAGGCAGCGACCTACGGCGTCACGTCCATGGACATCGACAACCTGCTTGCCGATCCGTGCATCGAGATCGTCCTCAATCTGACGACGCCGCAGCATCATGTGCCGGTGGGACTGCAGACCGTTGCCAACGGCAAGCACGTCTATTCGGAGAAGCCACTGGCAACCACCCTTGCCGACGCCGAACGGCTTGTGGCGGCAGCCCGGGAGAAGGGGGTGCGGGTCGGATGCGCGCCGGATACCTTCCTCGGCGGTTCGCACCAGACTGCTCGCAAGCTGATCGACCAAGGCGCCATCGGCACGGTCGTCGCCGGCACCGCCTTCATGCAGGTAGCCGGACACGAACTCTGGCATCCGAACCCTGATTTCTACTACCAGCCCGGCGGCGGCCCGATGCTGGATATGGGACCCTATTACCTGACCTGCCTCGTCAATCTATTAGGCCCTGTGAAAGCCGTAACCGGTCATGCGAAGTCGTCCTATGCCACCCGCACGATCGGCTCCGGCCCACGGGCCGGGGAAACGGTAACCGTCGAAGTGCCCACACACATTTCCGGGCTGATCGATTTCGAGAACGGCGCGGCAATTTCGATCACCACGAGCTTCGATGTCTGGAAGCACGAACACAATCATATCGAGCTCTACGGCACGACCGGCTCGATGATCGTCTCCGATCCCAACCAGTTCCAGGGTGATATCAAGACCAGCATCCGCAAGGGCGACTGGGTCGTTGCTGAGCAGACGCACGGCTATGGCGACGGCAACTACCGCATCCTTGGTCTTGCCGACATGGCCCAGGCCATCGTCTCCGGCCGCGAGCACCGGGCAAACCTCGATCTTTCACTGCATGTGCTCGAAATCATGGAATCGGTCATTCTCTCGGCAGAGACGGGACAACGCATCGACCTGAAACATGGCTGCGCCCGGCCCGCCCCCATGCGCGCCGACCTAGCCTTCGGCATTCTGGAATAG
- a CDS encoding ThuA domain-containing protein: MSKTALIFWGGWEGHTPERSAGVVRDILVNQGYDVRLEPGTAALADPQIAQLDLIVPVITMSTIEKEELKNLVAAVAGGTGLAGFHGTMCDSFRNEPDYQFMTGGQWVAHPGNIIDYRIDITKPDDPIVSGIGSFGYRSEQYYMHVDPTNEVLATTTFTGEHLDFIDGVVMPVVWKRRYGKGRVFYSALGHTADEFDVPQMRTIVERGLLWATRS, translated from the coding sequence ATGAGCAAGACAGCATTAATTTTCTGGGGCGGCTGGGAAGGCCACACGCCCGAGCGCAGCGCCGGTGTCGTCAGAGATATCCTTGTCAACCAAGGTTATGACGTACGGCTGGAACCTGGAACGGCGGCTCTTGCCGACCCGCAGATCGCGCAACTGGACCTCATCGTCCCCGTCATCACGATGTCGACGATCGAAAAGGAAGAACTGAAGAACCTCGTTGCAGCGGTTGCCGGTGGTACCGGCCTTGCCGGCTTCCACGGCACGATGTGCGACAGTTTCCGCAACGAGCCGGACTATCAGTTCATGACGGGCGGACAATGGGTGGCCCATCCGGGCAATATCATCGACTATCGGATCGATATCACCAAGCCCGACGATCCCATCGTCTCCGGCATCGGCAGCTTCGGCTATCGCTCGGAGCAGTACTACATGCATGTAGATCCAACCAACGAGGTGCTGGCAACAACGACCTTCACCGGCGAGCACCTGGATTTCATCGATGGCGTCGTCATGCCGGTCGTATGGAAGCGCCGATACGGCAAGGGTCGTGTCTTCTACAGCGCCCTTGGCCATACCGCCGATGAGTTTGATGTCCCGCAGATGCGCACCATCGTTGAACGCGGCTTGCTCTGGGCGACACGGAGCTGA
- a CDS encoding response regulator has protein sequence MNQSTSSDASRQTLGLDPAVTLSLAAALVFFLISGAVAYFNLHTLRVNTEKIIHTHDVIVALDELLSNAQDAETGQRGFLLTNNERYLDPYNAALTAIPQRINEIALLTIDNPAQQRRIAALKLHVEAKLAELKETIDVGRSQGVEAALAIVNSDRGKVEMDAIRAQLTAMGQEETTLRLQRLAEMDNAQNTALVSSVLSGVLGILLTVAIGVLMRRATLARRREEWLQSGQVGLAAAVMGDQNITQLGDNILEFLAGYAGAVAGAIFVGGNDGYRRTATYGVPEDANIPQGFKLREGLLGQAAAQGRPVLIGEVPEGYLTFGSAFGRDKPKHLVISPGSVDGTVNMVAELGFVRPVDEKILALLERASALVATAVRSANYRTELQELLDETQRQSEELQVQGEELRVSNEELEEQSRALKESQARLEQQQVEMEQTNSQLEEQTQQLEAQRDDLERANATTQLKARELEQASRYKSDFLANMSHELRTPLNSSLILAKLLADNPEDNLTQVQVKYAQTIQSSGNDLLNLINDILDLSKIEAGHFEIKSEPVSIERLANNVRQLFEPVARNKKLDFSIEIAPESPSVIETDLQRLEQVLKNLLSNALKFTETGSIKLSMRPSEGQIAMSVTDTGIGIAESQQKSIFEAFHQADSTISRRYGGTGLGLSISRELVRLLGGSIHLKSREGQGSTFTIIIPVAYDPAQVAPREMAAEAVPTPAPAAAEKPAPAQRHALVEDDRAAPSDEKRVLLVIEDDDTFAAILRDLAREMGFRTLVAGTAQEALDLAKQFMPSAIVLDVGLPDQSGLSVLDRLKRDVRTRHIPIHIVSADDHSATAFSLGAIGYALKPVKREQLVEVLQKLEDKLSQRVHRVLIVEDNDVQREAVAKLLTSHDVETVAAGTAAECLRLLKEQTFDCMVLDLSLPDASGYQLLETLSQNHEHSFPPVIVYTGRVLSADDEQRLRRYSKSIIIKGAKSPERLLDEVSLFLHQVVSELPDEQQKMIRKARSRDALLEGRRILVVEDDVRNVYALTNILEPRGAIIEIARNGQEALDTLGKPGAAIDLVLMDVMMPVMDGLTATREIRKNPDWKKLPIITLTAKAMPDDQQRCIDAGANDYMAKPLDVEKLLSLVRVWIPR, from the coding sequence ATGAACCAGAGCACATCGTCGGACGCCTCCAGGCAAACGCTAGGTCTTGATCCCGCCGTGACTTTGAGCCTTGCCGCAGCCCTCGTGTTTTTTCTGATCAGCGGGGCTGTCGCCTATTTCAACCTGCACACATTGCGCGTGAACACCGAGAAGATTATCCACACCCACGATGTCATCGTCGCGCTCGATGAGCTTCTGTCCAATGCACAGGACGCGGAAACAGGGCAGCGCGGTTTTCTTCTGACCAACAATGAACGCTATCTTGATCCGTACAATGCGGCCTTGACCGCAATACCGCAGCGGATCAACGAGATTGCCCTGCTGACCATCGACAACCCCGCACAGCAGCGTCGGATTGCTGCCCTTAAACTGCATGTCGAAGCCAAGCTCGCAGAATTGAAGGAAACGATCGACGTCGGGCGCTCCCAGGGCGTGGAAGCCGCCCTCGCAATTGTCAACTCCGACCGCGGCAAAGTCGAGATGGACGCGATAAGGGCTCAGCTCACAGCCATGGGCCAAGAGGAAACGACGCTTCGTCTGCAGCGGCTCGCCGAAATGGACAACGCACAGAACACCGCACTCGTCAGCAGTGTTCTATCGGGCGTGCTCGGCATTCTTCTGACCGTGGCAATTGGCGTCTTGATGCGTCGCGCAACGCTTGCGCGCCGTCGGGAGGAATGGTTGCAATCCGGGCAGGTCGGATTGGCCGCCGCCGTCATGGGCGACCAGAACATCACGCAGCTTGGCGACAACATTCTCGAGTTTCTGGCAGGCTATGCTGGTGCTGTGGCGGGAGCGATCTTTGTGGGCGGTAATGACGGCTACCGGCGAACGGCGACCTATGGAGTCCCGGAGGATGCAAACATTCCTCAGGGCTTCAAGCTGCGGGAAGGTCTTCTGGGACAAGCGGCGGCGCAGGGTCGTCCTGTGCTGATCGGCGAGGTTCCGGAAGGCTATCTCACATTCGGATCGGCTTTCGGTCGAGACAAACCGAAACATCTGGTCATCTCACCCGGAAGCGTTGACGGCACCGTCAATATGGTTGCCGAACTGGGCTTTGTCCGCCCGGTTGACGAAAAAATTCTCGCCCTCCTGGAACGGGCCTCGGCCCTGGTCGCCACCGCGGTGCGGTCCGCGAACTACCGTACCGAACTCCAGGAGCTTCTTGACGAAACCCAGCGCCAATCCGAGGAGCTGCAGGTCCAGGGCGAAGAGCTGCGGGTTTCCAACGAGGAGCTGGAGGAACAAAGCCGTGCATTGAAGGAATCCCAGGCGCGGCTCGAACAGCAGCAAGTCGAGATGGAGCAGACGAATTCGCAACTGGAAGAGCAGACCCAGCAGCTTGAAGCGCAGCGCGACGATCTGGAACGGGCGAATGCAACCACGCAGCTCAAGGCGCGGGAACTGGAGCAGGCTAGCCGGTATAAATCGGACTTCCTCGCCAACATGTCCCACGAGCTGCGGACACCGCTCAATTCATCGCTCATCCTTGCAAAGCTTCTGGCCGACAATCCCGAGGACAATCTTACGCAGGTGCAGGTCAAATATGCACAGACGATCCAGTCGTCCGGCAATGACCTCCTGAACCTGATCAACGACATTCTCGATCTGTCCAAGATCGAGGCGGGTCACTTCGAGATCAAGTCGGAACCTGTCTCGATCGAGCGCCTTGCCAACAACGTGCGCCAGTTGTTCGAGCCGGTCGCTCGAAACAAGAAGCTCGATTTCAGCATCGAAATCGCGCCGGAAAGCCCGTCCGTCATCGAAACAGACCTGCAGCGTCTCGAACAGGTTCTCAAGAACCTGCTGTCGAACGCACTCAAGTTTACGGAAACGGGAAGCATCAAGCTTTCCATGCGGCCATCCGAGGGACAGATCGCAATGTCCGTCACCGATACCGGCATCGGCATTGCCGAAAGCCAGCAGAAAAGCATCTTCGAGGCCTTCCATCAGGCAGACAGCACCATCAGCCGAAGATACGGCGGCACAGGCCTCGGGCTTTCCATCTCCCGCGAGCTCGTTCGCCTGCTGGGTGGATCGATCCACCTGAAGAGCCGCGAGGGGCAAGGCAGCACCTTCACGATCATCATCCCGGTGGCATACGACCCGGCGCAGGTGGCGCCACGGGAAATGGCTGCGGAAGCTGTACCCACGCCGGCCCCGGCTGCAGCTGAAAAGCCTGCGCCGGCCCAACGGCATGCGCTGGTCGAGGATGATCGTGCCGCACCATCTGATGAGAAGCGCGTCCTGCTGGTCATCGAGGATGATGATACCTTCGCGGCCATCCTGCGCGACCTGGCACGCGAAATGGGCTTCCGGACGCTCGTTGCCGGAACGGCGCAGGAAGCCCTGGATCTTGCAAAGCAGTTCATGCCGAGCGCCATCGTTCTGGATGTCGGATTGCCGGATCAATCAGGTCTTTCGGTGCTCGACAGGCTGAAACGCGATGTCCGCACCCGCCATATTCCCATCCACATTGTCTCAGCGGACGATCACTCGGCTACCGCATTTTCTCTGGGAGCCATCGGCTACGCGCTGAAACCCGTCAAGCGCGAGCAATTGGTCGAGGTCCTGCAAAAGCTCGAGGACAAGCTATCCCAACGTGTCCATCGGGTTCTGATCGTCGAAGACAACGACGTGCAGCGCGAGGCGGTCGCAAAGCTTCTGACGTCCCATGACGTGGAAACGGTCGCCGCCGGCACAGCGGCCGAGTGCCTGCGGTTGCTGAAGGAACAGACATTCGACTGCATGGTGCTCGACCTCTCTCTGCCAGATGCCTCGGGATATCAGCTGCTCGAAACGCTCAGCCAAAACCACGAACATTCCTTCCCGCCTGTCATCGTCTATACGGGCCGTGTCCTGTCCGCCGATGACGAGCAACGCCTGCGTCGCTATTCGAAATCGATCATCATCAAGGGCGCAAAGTCCCCGGAGCGGCTTCTCGACGAAGTGAGCCTGTTCCTGCATCAGGTGGTTTCCGAACTGCCGGACGAACAGCAGAAAATGATCCGCAAGGCGCGCAGCCGGGATGCGCTTCTCGAAGGCCGGCGCATCCTCGTGGTCGAGGACGACGTACGCAACGTCTACGCATTGACCAACATTCTGGAGCCCCGCGGCGCTATCATCGAGATTGCGCGAAACGGCCAGGAGGCGCTGGATACCCTCGGCAAGCCGGGCGCAGCGATCGACCTCGTGCTCATGGATGTGATGATGCCGGTCATGGATGGCCTTACCGCCACCCGGGAAATCCGCAAGAACCCGGACTGGAAGAAGCTGCCCATCATCACGCTTACGGCAAAGGCCATGCCGGATGACCAGCAGCGGTGTATCGATGCCGGCGCAAATGACTATATGGCCAAGCCTCTGGATGTCGAAAAGCTCCTGTCCCTCGTGCGCGTGTGGATTCCCCGGTGA
- a CDS encoding CheR family methyltransferase, whose translation MSAPEKVEDIEIRLLLEALYHQYHYDFRNYAMASVKRRLKQAREQLGFATISALQESVLHNPAMVPRLLGYLTVQVSEMFRDPSYFRAIREKVVPHLRTYPSLKVWVAGCSGGEELYSLVILFREEGLEERTLFYATDINQEALQIAEAGIYNLDRIQLFTENHRKSGGKSSLSDYYTAAYGRASFDKTLRQQVVFSDHSLVTDAVFAEMHLISCRNVMIYFDRPLQDRALGLFRESLARKGFLGLGAKESLRFSQHADAFNDFVREEKIYQRDGR comes from the coding sequence ATGTCGGCGCCCGAGAAGGTAGAGGACATCGAAATCCGGCTGTTGCTGGAAGCGCTCTACCATCAATACCACTACGATTTCCGCAACTATGCGATGGCGTCCGTGAAACGGCGCCTCAAGCAGGCACGCGAACAATTGGGATTTGCAACCATCTCTGCGCTCCAGGAAAGCGTTCTGCACAATCCGGCCATGGTGCCCCGCCTGCTCGGCTATCTGACGGTCCAGGTCAGCGAGATGTTTCGAGATCCCAGCTATTTCCGGGCGATCCGGGAAAAGGTGGTCCCCCATCTTCGCACCTATCCCTCGCTGAAGGTCTGGGTCGCGGGCTGCAGCGGCGGTGAGGAATTGTACTCCCTCGTCATTCTCTTCCGGGAAGAAGGATTGGAAGAGCGGACCCTCTTCTACGCCACCGACATCAACCAGGAAGCGCTGCAGATCGCCGAGGCCGGGATCTACAATCTCGACCGCATCCAATTGTTCACGGAAAACCATCGCAAGTCCGGCGGAAAATCCTCGTTGTCGGATTACTACACGGCCGCCTACGGGCGCGCCTCCTTCGACAAGACATTGCGCCAGCAGGTGGTCTTCTCCGATCATAGCCTGGTCACCGATGCGGTCTTTGCCGAAATGCATCTGATATCCTGCCGCAATGTGATGATCTATTTCGACCGCCCCTTGCAGGATCGCGCGCTTGGTCTGTTCAGGGAGTCACTCGCCCGCAAGGGATTTCTCGGTCTCGGCGCCAAGGAAAGCCTGCGGTTTTCGCAACATGCCGATGCATTCAACGATTTTGTCCGCGAGGAGAAAATCTATCAGCGGGATGGCCGATGA
- a CDS encoding chemotaxis protein CheB has product MNASPKAIVIGASAGALDALSVILPALPASFKLPLMVVVHIPPDKHSILAELFQAKCRITAVEAEDKEPIMGGTAYFAPPDYHLLVETNGTLSLSSEEPVLFSRPSIDVLFESAADAYGPDLTAIVLTGANEDGAKGLACVVEAGGTAIVQNPQDAFASAMPESAIAICPDAQVMSLAAIAAYLQKV; this is encoded by the coding sequence ATGAACGCCAGCCCCAAAGCCATCGTGATCGGCGCCTCTGCCGGTGCACTGGACGCCTTGTCGGTCATCCTTCCGGCATTGCCGGCGAGTTTTAAGTTGCCCCTGATGGTCGTGGTGCATATACCGCCGGATAAGCACAGCATTTTGGCCGAGCTCTTTCAGGCCAAATGCCGCATCACTGCTGTGGAGGCGGAAGACAAGGAGCCCATCATGGGCGGTACGGCCTATTTCGCTCCACCGGACTATCACTTGCTCGTGGAGACAAACGGAACATTATCGCTATCGAGCGAAGAGCCGGTTCTCTTTTCCCGACCATCAATCGACGTGCTGTTCGAGAGTGCGGCAGATGCCTACGGGCCTGATTTGACGGCGATCGTCCTCACGGGCGCCAATGAAGATGGCGCAAAGGGATTGGCCTGCGTCGTCGAAGCCGGCGGAACGGCCATTGTCCAGAACCCACAAGACGCGTTCGCATCCGCCATGCCGGAATCTGCTATAGCGATATGCCCGGATGCCCAGGTCATGTCGTTGGCCGCGATCGCTGCCTATTTGCAAAAGGTCTAA
- a CDS encoding ATP-binding response regulator, with protein MNPVTFLLVDDLEENLLSLEALLRREGLLLLKARSGDQALELLLQHDIALALIDVQMPGLNGFELAELMRGNERSRRVPIIFVTAGTADNQRRFRGYEAGAVDFIQKPIEPDVLRSKADVFFELFKQRQQIAAQRDELEVQAEALREADRRKDEFLATLAHELRNPLAPLRHGLDILRRNPNGDGSADVRDMMDRQLVHLVRIIDDLLDVSRVSQGKIELIKDRVKVDDVIRSAVETAHPLIEKAGHALTVNIPSAPIWIDADYTRLSQVVANLLNNAIKYTPAGGQIGISVATAGNDVVIDVSDNGVGIPAEMRSKVFQLFAQVDDHLDRAQGGLGIGLALVQQLVAMHGGTVEARGNDSGSGSVFRIRLPISTSAEQYALPCEVPSQQEQSLLPLKVLVVDDNVDVAYAMGWMLEEIGYEYELVHDGREALQAARYYKPDVILLDIGLPGMNGYEVCQAFRQDELFKDTTIIAQTGWGQDRDKALASEAGFNHHLTKPVSLDDLGKILATAKR; from the coding sequence ATGAACCCCGTCACCTTTCTCCTGGTCGATGATCTCGAGGAGAACCTGTTATCCCTTGAGGCGCTGCTGCGCCGCGAGGGCCTGCTTCTCCTGAAAGCCCGCTCGGGAGACCAGGCGCTCGAACTTCTGCTGCAGCACGATATCGCGCTCGCCCTCATCGACGTGCAGATGCCGGGCCTGAACGGCTTCGAACTCGCGGAGCTGATGCGCGGCAACGAACGATCGAGGCGTGTCCCGATCATCTTTGTGACCGCTGGCACGGCCGACAATCAACGCCGCTTCCGTGGTTACGAGGCCGGCGCCGTCGATTTCATCCAGAAGCCGATCGAGCCGGATGTCCTGCGCAGCAAGGCGGATGTCTTCTTCGAACTTTTCAAGCAGCGCCAGCAGATTGCCGCACAACGCGATGAGCTGGAGGTCCAGGCCGAAGCGTTGAGGGAAGCCGACCGCCGCAAGGACGAGTTCCTCGCCACGCTGGCACACGAGTTGCGCAATCCGCTGGCGCCCCTGCGCCATGGACTGGATATCCTGCGCCGGAATCCGAACGGCGATGGCTCTGCCGACGTCCGCGACATGATGGACCGGCAACTGGTACATCTTGTCAGGATCATCGATGATCTCCTGGACGTTTCACGCGTCAGCCAGGGAAAGATCGAGCTCATCAAGGACCGGGTCAAGGTCGATGATGTCATTCGCAGCGCCGTTGAAACGGCTCATCCCCTCATCGAAAAGGCAGGGCATGCGCTTACGGTCAATATACCCTCCGCGCCCATATGGATCGACGCGGACTATACCCGCCTTTCCCAGGTTGTGGCCAACCTCTTGAACAACGCCATCAAATACACGCCCGCAGGTGGTCAGATCGGAATATCGGTGGCCACTGCCGGAAACGATGTCGTGATCGATGTCTCCGACAACGGCGTCGGCATTCCTGCAGAAATGCGATCCAAGGTTTTCCAGCTTTTTGCTCAGGTCGATGATCATCTCGACCGTGCACAAGGGGGCCTCGGCATCGGCCTTGCACTGGTGCAGCAACTCGTTGCCATGCATGGCGGTACCGTGGAAGCGAGGGGGAACGATAGCGGCAGTGGCAGCGTCTTTCGCATACGCCTGCCGATCTCCACGAGTGCCGAGCAATATGCCTTGCCTTGCGAAGTACCGTCCCAACAGGAACAATCCTTGCTTCCGTTAAAGGTGCTGGTCGTCGATGACAATGTCGATGTCGCCTACGCCATGGGCTGGATGCTCGAAGAAATCGGGTACGAATACGAACTTGTCCACGACGGGCGGGAAGCTCTGCAGGCCGCCCGCTACTACAAACCAGACGTCATTCTTCTCGATATCGGACTGCCCGGCATGAATGGCTACGAGGTCTGCCAGGCATTTCGCCAGGATGAACTCTTCAAGGACACCACCATCATTGCGCAAACCGGCTGGGGTCAGGATCGGGACAAGGCACTGGCATCTGAAGCCGGCTTCAATCACCACCTGACAAAACCGGTTTCCCTCGACGACCTCGGGAAGATCCTTGCAACAGCCAAGCGCTGA
- a CDS encoding DUF2177 family protein, producing MKTHIVAYCTTLVVFVAIDFIWLSTMADLLYRPVMGDMLAPEFRLAPAVVFYLLYVAGLTFLAVRPGLASASIAKAALCGAVLGFTAYATYDLTNQSTLTNWSMTLTIADMVWGTFLSAIASSAGCAIARRFGDPARMLRG from the coding sequence GTGAAAACTCACATCGTCGCCTATTGCACCACGCTCGTTGTCTTCGTCGCGATCGATTTCATCTGGCTGAGCACCATGGCTGACCTTCTCTACCGGCCGGTGATGGGCGACATGCTGGCACCCGAATTTCGGCTGGCTCCCGCCGTTGTCTTCTATCTTCTTTATGTCGCCGGCTTGACCTTTCTGGCCGTGAGGCCGGGGTTGGCTTCAGCGTCGATTGCGAAGGCTGCGCTTTGCGGGGCTGTTCTTGGCTTCACGGCCTATGCAACCTACGACCTGACCAATCAGTCGACGCTCACGAACTGGTCGATGACACTGACGATAGCAGACATGGTCTGGGGGACTTTCCTCTCGGCAATCGCATCCAGTGCCGGTTGCGCGATAGCCCGGCGCTTTGGCGACCCTGCACGAATGCTTCGTGGCTGA